Below is a genomic region from Oceaniferula marina.
AGAGAGCCATTTTCCTGACTGGCCCGTAAACATCAAGGTCGAAATTGCCGCTATTGTGCCTGAATACTGGTGATGGCAATGGTAAAGACAATATCTTCGACCGAGGCTCCGCGGGAGAGATCGTTGACGGGTTTGTTTAGCCCCTGCAGCACGGGTCCCATGGAAATAACATTGCCGGCTCGCTGCACCGCCTTGTAGGTGGTGTTGCCTGTATTGAGGTCAGGGAAGATGTAGACGGTGGCATCACCTGCTACGGCACTGTTGGGTGCTTTGGTTTTGGCAATGCTGGCATTACTCGCTGCATCATATTGCAGCGGGCCGTCGACCATGATATTGGGTTGGAGCTCCTTGACCCTTGCGGTGGCGGTCCTGACTTTATCCACATCACTGCCGGATCCCGAATCGTGAGTGGAATAGGAAATCATGGCCACGCGGGGGTCGATTCCAAAGGCCTTGGCGGTGCTGCTGCTCTGAATCGCAATGTCGGCAAGTTGGCTGGCATCAGGATCCAGATTGATGGCACAGTCTCCGTAAACCAGAACCTGGTCGGGAAGGCACATGAAAAAGACGGATGAGACACTGCTCACTCCGGGTGCGGTGCGGATCAGTTGCAGCGCAGGGCGGATCGTATCGGCTGTGGAATGAATGGCTCCAGAGACCAAGCCGTCAACGTGCCCCTCGGCAAGCATCATGGTGCCCAGTGTAATGTTGTTTTCCAGACGGCTGACCGCTTGTTCCTTGGAGAGGTTTTTGTGTTTCCGTAGCTCCATGAAAGAGTCGATATAGCGATCCCGATAGTCCTGTGGGTCGAGAATTTCAATATCTGTCGGGAAATCGATCCCCAGGGTTGCGGCCGAGTTGAGGATGTTGGCGTGGTTCCCCAGTAGGACAGGCTTGGCGACGCCTCGCTTGTGGCAAATGACCGCTGCCTCGATCGTGCGGGGCTCTTCTCCTTCGGGTAAGACAATCCGCTTGGGGTTGCTGCGGGCAATCTGGCTGATCTGGTGTCGGAATGCAGGTGGTGAAAGTCGTGGTTTATTCGGCGTTTCGCTGTATTTCTGGAGCCACTGGGTGTCGAGGTGGCGGGCAACGTGGTTGACCAGATGTTCCAAGCGGGCGGTGTCGTCTGTCGGGATCTCGGGGTTGAGGGATGACAGGACATTGGCGGTCTCCAGAGAGGACGTGGCGGTGGTCATTACGGGGAGCCCGGAATCGATGCCGGCTTGGCAGAATTCGAGCACGGCCTCGGATGGATGGGTGTCTCCGGTGAGAATCAGGCCTGCGATGGGGATGCCGGTCAAGGCTGCGTAGCAGGTGCTCAGAATGATATCCGAGCGGTCGGCAGGGGTCACGATGAGGGAGCCGGCGTGAAAGGTATGGGTGACGTGGTCAATGTTTCGGGCGCAGAGGTGGGTGCTGGTGACCCTGCGGGTGTTGATTTCGCCTTCGTTGAGAATTTTGGCATTCAGAGGCTCAATGAGGTCCGAGGTCCTGAGTTGGGTGAGCCGGGCATCGTATGGGATCAATCCAAGTAATTTGAGTTCTCCGTTTTTCAACGGGAGTGTCTCATTGGTGAGGTCGATGTTGGGTTTGCTCTCTTCGGATTGGTCCTTGTTGTTTTGATTGATGATCGCTCCGAGAACGCGGTCGTTGTGGTTGCGGTCGATGGCCTCACAGGCGGAGTCGAGTCGACGGCAAATACGTTTTTTTGCTTTCTCCAGACATTTGCCTTTGGCTGAAGCGACGAAGATGACTTCGGCGTTGAGTGCGTGGGCGATCCTCGGGTTGAGGGAGTTCAGAAACTGGTTTTTCGAGGACGCCTGCAATCCTTCGACGATAACGATATCGGCATTCTCGGCTGCTTGCTGGTATTTTTCAGTGATTTGTTCCAGCAGGGTTTCACTTGCCCCGGAAGCGAGCATCATCTCGGTTTCCTCCA
It encodes:
- the pta gene encoding phosphate acetyltransferase, encoding MHTILVVPLSDHAGLTSTSIGLVRALDRMGIHVSFFKPISQSYHEQSEDLSTAYIKTTTSLTPPEPISMEETEMMLASGASETLLEQITEKYQQAAENADIVIVEGLQASSKNQFLNSLNPRIAHALNAEVIFVASAKGKCLEKAKKRICRRLDSACEAIDRNHNDRVLGAIINQNNKDQSEESKPNIDLTNETLPLKNGELKLLGLIPYDARLTQLRTSDLIEPLNAKILNEGEINTRRVTSTHLCARNIDHVTHTFHAGSLIVTPADRSDIILSTCYAALTGIPIAGLILTGDTHPSEAVLEFCQAGIDSGLPVMTTATSSLETANVLSSLNPEIPTDDTARLEHLVNHVARHLDTQWLQKYSETPNKPRLSPPAFRHQISQIARSNPKRIVLPEGEEPRTIEAAVICHKRGVAKPVLLGNHANILNSAATLGIDFPTDIEILDPQDYRDRYIDSFMELRKHKNLSKEQAVSRLENNITLGTMMLAEGHVDGLVSGAIHSTADTIRPALQLIRTAPGVSSVSSVFFMCLPDQVLVYGDCAINLDPDASQLADIAIQSSSTAKAFGIDPRVAMISYSTHDSGSGSDVDKVRTATARVKELQPNIMVDGPLQYDAASNASIAKTKAPNSAVAGDATVYIFPDLNTGNTTYKAVQRAGNVISMGPVLQGLNKPVNDLSRGASVEDIVFTIAITSIQAQ